Genomic segment of Panicum virgatum strain AP13 chromosome 2K, P.virgatum_v5, whole genome shotgun sequence:
CAATTGTTCTGACAGTTGACACGCCTGTGCTTGGTAGGCGTGAAGCTGATATCAGAAACAAGTATGCTGCGCTGGTTATCTAACCCGATTTTCCTGAACATTCACTTGAACTGTGTTATTTTACAAATTACAATTCATTACTGTGGTAACCTATCGCTACAGAAGGTTAAATTTTGATAAGCTACTGCCTTCACATGCCATATCTTAGATCGTCAAGATATTTATGTAGAGCAGTTTGCCGCTTGAGGGTCAGGGTGTCACAAAAATTTCCTTTCTTTTGGTGATGTTCTGTAACTGAGCTGATCGTTGATGCAGGATGGTTGCTCCACGGATGCCAAACCTTGAAGGCCTGATGTCATTCGATGATGATCTTGACAGTGTGAGTGAAACATTAGCTCCGGTTACTGGTTAGAACGGCATAGGAATCTGTTGATTGTGGATGGACTTCTTTTCCTTCTGGAAGACTGAACCATTATCTTCTTATGATCATCAGGAAGGCGGCTCCAAGCTGGAAAGATTCGCGCATGAGACGCTGGATCCATCCTTGTCATGGAAGGTATGTACAGAGAACACAGCTCAGCCCGTAGCCATGCCATAAATTCCATAAATCTTGGGTTCCATAGCATGTGCCTACAGTATACTTGCCGAGCATATGGAACAGTTATGGGATGCAAAGGACGCGTCTGCATCAGGCATCATCAGATCTGTACATCGGATCCTGAAAGCCTGCTCTGAGAACAGTGTATGGCTCTTAATACAGCTTGCTGGTATAGAAATGGCGGCCTACCGGCGTCCTGCTCCTGCCCCATGGACACGTAGACGTACTGCTCTTTTGAATTGCATACGTCAGTACTTGGCTACAGCGACCTTGAATGGCCTGTTCCGGCGATAATGGCGTGATGGGGCAGATGTAGTGGTCTTGCTAGCAATTAAGTGGCGAGTGGTTGATGCTGTGTGTGTCCTGAATTGTGGTTGCAGGACGTGGAGTGGCTCAAGTCCATAACCAGCCTGCCGATCCTGCTCAAGGGCATCGTCACCGCCGAGGACGGTAATGAATTTGAATTACCATAATACCATATTATTATCTGGTATGGTCACTGAACTCGCTGACTCTGCGGCGGCGTTTGACAGCCAGGAAGGCCGTGGAGGTTGGGGCGGCCGGCGTGATCGTGTCCAACCACGGCGCCCGGCAGCTGGACTACGCGCCGCCCACCATCTCCGTGCTCGAAGAGGTAACGGCGCCGCAACTGATGATCAGCCACCGGCGCGGCCGATCGCCGGCCGCATTCATCTCCGGAGTCCGGACACGCGGCCCACATGCACTGacagggcgcggcggcgtgctgtTACCGCCGCGACGTACGGTGGTCATCTGCGCGGAGCTGCCGGAACTGACGGTGGGCCGGGGTGTCGTTGCAGGTCGTTAAGGCGGTGGCGGGGGCCGTGCCGGTGCTGGTGGACGGCGGGGTCCGGCGGGGCACCGACGTGTTCAAGGCGCTGGCGCTGGGCGCCACGGCAGTCATGgtacgacccgacccttgccgAGCTAGTAATTCCTGCTCGGGACCATGGAAAATTCCCTTGGGAAGACGCGCGGGGACCGTGGAAAATTCTCACGAGGATCGGATCGGATTTGCTTTGCAGGTGGGGAGGCCGGTGTTCTACGGgctggcggcgcgcggggaggcCGGGGCAAGGCACGTGATCGAGATGCTCAACCGGGAGCTGGAGCTGGCCATGGCGCTCTGCGGCTGCCGGAGCGTCGCCGAGGTCACCAGGCGGCACGTCCTGACGGAGGGCGACCGGATCAGGGCCCTGCTGTGAGCCTGCCTTTGACCCATCCAGTCAGGGACGGTTGCGATGTGAGCGCATGCATGTGACATTGATTGATCGCTCCAAAAATTTAAGCCATTGTGCATTGAAGGTTGGCAGAATCTGTGCTGGATCAAGCTCTCTGTTCTGCTTCTGTGAGAACTTGGTCATTGTATCTTGGGATCCACCTCTGGAATAACATGAGAACATCGTGAGGCAAATAAGCAACTTTCAAACACCAAATTCTGATGACAAGTAACTCCATTCAGCTCATCGGTCGTGAGAGCAGCTAGGCGGGCTTCAGCCATGGTTGTTCACAATGgattctattttcttttttctgaaagCCTGAACCATCATCTTTTCATCTCGATCGTCAGGAAAGTGGCTGAAGGATTCGCACGCGAGACGCTGGATCCATCTTTGTCATGGCAGGTACGTAGAAATAACACGGCGCAACCGGTAGCCGTGACATAAATGTTCTTGAACCCCATAGCATGTGCCCCGGCATCCACAATACTTGCCAAGTATCTGGAAGAACAGCTATGGGATGCAGAGGACGCGTCCTGCTCCTGCACCCACTGTGTAGAATTGTTAGGCCAATCTCAGTGAGAGCGTCATAGGAGTGTcatggacattaaatttgctaacatatACTAATAGTATAAGGAGAGAGTAGAGATAAGTGTCATGAAATGTGGGAGGAGTGTTATCACCATGACACTTCAGTGGTACAGTTCTCAAATTTCCAGTCttggtaactgtgtcgatgacacttcCACTGGGACTGGCCTTACACGTCAGTACTTGGCTACAGTAACAGTGGCCTTgaatcgccggcgccggagacgaTGGCCGATGGGGTCAAGCACAGTAGTTTTGCCGGCAATTAATTGCGATGCGTGTACTGAGCTGCGGTCGCAGGACGTGGCGTGGGCGTTGCCGGCAATGGCGAGGACGGCAGTGAATTACCACCATAGATTATATCAGTGTTGGATTTTGCTGAAACGGTGCTGAATCGTAGCACTGGTAATTTGGTAGGGTCGACTCTGCGGCGGCGTTGGACGGCCAGGAAGGCCGTGGAGGTTCGGCCGGCCGGCATGGTCGCGTCCAACCACGGCGCCCGGCAACCGGCCAGTGTTCTACAGGCTGGCGGTCCGGGGTGAAGCCGGCGCGAGGCATGTGATCGAGATGCTTAACAGCGAGCGGGAGCTGACCATGGCGGATGGCGCTCTGCGACTGCCGGAGCGTGGCGGAGGTCACCAGTCGGCAAAGTCCAGAATGAGGGCGACCGGATCAGGGCCCTGCTGCGATCCTGTGACATTGAGTGCAATAAAAACCATGCGCCGAGCAGTCAATCTGTTCAGCAGATCCTGGGTGCTATGTCCCTGTCCCCGAGCGTTACAACAATGACAATTCAGAGAAACAGAGAGCACACGATCAGCGAGCAGGCGAAACATTTTCTGCAACGAACGATGTACAGTTCTCAAAATGCGCTAAAAATAGTGCTATCCAGTTGAGCTAACAAAAAAGGGCCGGTTCACTCGCTGTCCCAGCAGAGTCAATAAGACAAAATTGATTTGCATCTAATTCGTTACTGTAAAAAAATCCATGCTACTCGAGCAGTGTCTACCAACAAATTGATTTTCAGCTCATCAGGCTTGCGTGATCAGTCTTCTACTACCAGTCAGAAGTGGGTGCGGCGACAGGGGCAGCGCCTTGTTCCCAtcctggggctgctgcaggaggGGCAGCAGCTGCATCCCAGACACCTTCGGCTGAAGGAGCTGCAGTTCagaagaaaggataaaagtacTTGTAAGGCCATCACAAAACAAACCACAGCAAAGCAGTTACCGGTGTCTGAATCTGTGCACAAAACAGAAAACAGGCCAAAAGAGGGAAATCTACATAGCAACATTACTCGCAGGCCAGGTTAAAGTAAATGATTTTACTCAACTTCCTGAAACAAGAATTTGGGCAAGCAtggaaaatagaagaaaaaagcAAATGCCAATAAACCTTCAGTTACCTCATAAAACATATCAAAGCTTCACCTGGTGTCAACTTCTTGCTTAGGCCCAGCATCAAGCCACTTATAGGCAAGAGCATTCAACCACTGATAATATCAAGAAAAAACTGTATCCTAGACAAAACTAAGCATATGTAGGCAAAACACTATGAACAAGATTTTATAATGTCTTATCTTAGGCAGGTATACATATAACCAAATTATATTTATtatggaggaagaagaattaGACCTGGAGCAGAAGTCCAGTCGGCACCAGTTGGTGCAGGAGCGCCAGTAGGTGGAGCTGCAGCATCACCAGCCCCCCAATCACCACCCCAATTGTCATTCGCTGGAGCAGCATATTCTGCAACAGCACCATAGTCAGGAGCAACCAaagcctcttcctcctcctgctccttcgtTTCCTCTGGGTCTCTGTAGAAGAAAAGATCAACCTGCAACAGGAAGCATGATTAAATGATGAAGAAAGAAATGTGTCTTATTTCTACAAGCCAAACATTAGCAAGAAGGATACTGGTTCAGATTGTGTTAGCTTACCATGACATCCCACTTGTGTCCTGGGAGAATTGTACCACGCATCTCGAGGACCATCCGGGCAAGCAACCAGAAGAGACAACCAATGCTCTGCTTCCCCTTG
This window contains:
- the LOC120694486 gene encoding peroxisomal (S)-2-hydroxy-acid oxidase GLO4-like isoform X2; this encodes MEDNLPVNVREYQELAKKALPKMHYDYINGGAEDEYTLRENIAAYGRILLRPRVLIDVSKIDMSTTLLGYNMSSPIIVAPTGAHKLANPEGEVATARAAAACKTVMVLSFSSSCKIEEVASSCDAIRFYQLYVYKRRDVSATLVRRAESLGFKAIVLTVDTPVLGRREADIRNKMVAPRMPNLEGLMSFDDDLDSEGGSKLERFAHETLDPSLSWKDVEWLKSITSLPILLKGIVTAEDARKAVEVGAAGVIVSNHGARQLDYAPPTISVLEEVVKAVAGAVPVLVDGGVRRGTDVFKALALGATAVMVGRPVFYGLAARGEAGARHVIEMLNRELELAMALCGCRSVAEVTRRHVLTEGDRIRALL
- the LOC120694486 gene encoding peroxisomal (S)-2-hydroxy-acid oxidase GLO4-like isoform X3 gives rise to the protein MVLSFSSSCKIEEVASSCDAIRFYQLYVYKRRDVSATLVRRAESLGFKAIVLTVDTPVLGRREADIRNKMVAPRMPNLEGLMSFDDDLDSEGGSKLERFAHETLDPSLSWKDVEWLKSITSLPILLKGIVTAEDARKAVEVGAAGVIVSNHGARQLDYAPPTISVLEEVVKAVAGAVPVLVDGGVRRGTDVFKALALGATAVMVGRPVFYGLAARGEAGARHVIEMLNRELELAMALCGCRSVAEVTRRHVLTEGDRIRALL
- the LOC120694486 gene encoding peroxisomal (S)-2-hydroxy-acid oxidase GLO4-like isoform X1, which translates into the protein MLPNSKMEDNLPVNVREYQELAKKALPKMHYDYINGGAEDEYTLRENIAAYGRILLRPRVLIDVSKIDMSTTLLGYNMSSPIIVAPTGAHKLANPEGEVATARAAAACKTVMVLSFSSSCKIEEVASSCDAIRFYQLYVYKRRDVSATLVRRAESLGFKAIVLTVDTPVLGRREADIRNKMVAPRMPNLEGLMSFDDDLDSEGGSKLERFAHETLDPSLSWKDVEWLKSITSLPILLKGIVTAEDARKAVEVGAAGVIVSNHGARQLDYAPPTISVLEEVVKAVAGAVPVLVDGGVRRGTDVFKALALGATAVMVGRPVFYGLAARGEAGARHVIEMLNRELELAMALCGCRSVAEVTRRHVLTEGDRIRALL